The following is a genomic window from Oncorhynchus masou masou isolate Uvic2021 chromosome 6, UVic_Omas_1.1, whole genome shotgun sequence.
AGTGTTGTTTTTGTACTGATTGGTCATTTCATGTAAAGACCTACTTGCCTCAGTCTCCCTTTCTTGATGAGAATGCCTCCTCTTGGCTGTGGGTATACCTCCTCCCTCCAGGGCTGAGGGATGGCTATCAACAGCACAGATCAACAAGTTAAACAGGCTTAGTTAGTAAACACGTTACCCAGCATTCTTTAGCCATAATCTACTTTGGCATTTAGGAATTCCAGAAAGTGCCACTGGAGGGCAGACTGTCTCCAGGATTTGTTTTCCCTCTACCCATCAATAGATCTGTGTAGCATATCATAGCTAGTTACTCACCTGACCCAGAGCTCCTGCGACCCAGGAGGCCCACAAAGACATCATCCATGTCCCCTACAGAAAAAAAGTCTGGTTCTTTAAAAACTTTATCATTACATAGTGTATCCAAGGTGTTGGATAAGATTTGACTTACTGATCTTACTTCTTTGTGATGGTAGCTCATTTACACCTGAAAATAATGATTGCATATTACTGTATGTTGTTACCACAATCTAAATGCTGCATTTTACTGAATTTGTCTTCAGATGCATTAGTCACAGACAAGCTGCCTTCGATAAACCTACTGTGTATCTGCATAAATCCATAATGCACGCGGCCATCCATATTGAAGAACCGGCTACCAGTGATGGCAAACAAAGGTTCTTTAGGACCCCGGAGTCCCAGACTCTCACCTGCACTCCTCCTGCCCATCAGACCCA
Proteins encoded in this region:
- the LOC135541941 gene encoding uncharacterized protein LOC135541941 isoform X1 is translated as MMRHGCAQAILTFLVILISCPMESDCEEDSYNSILQDSPYYLSSDLTHFKRYRDIHDDSFVGLMGRRSAGESLGLRGPKEPLFAITGSRFFNMDGRVHYGFMQIHSVNELPSQRSKIRDMDDVFVGLLGRRSSGSAIPQPWREEVYPQPRGGILIKKGRLRQIRTRCIGSRVVPFILPNTAQQTALRQTVYTSFIRSYLIFH
- the LOC135541941 gene encoding uncharacterized protein LOC135541941 isoform X3 — encoded protein: MMRHGCAQAILTFLVILISCPMESDCEEDSYNSILQDSPYYLSSDLTHFKRYRDIHDDSFVGLMGRRSAGESLGLRGPKEPLFAITGSRFFNMDGRVHYGFMQIHSVNELPSQRSKIRDMDDVFVGLLGRRSSGSAIPQPWREEVYPQPRGGILIKKGRLRFVPGV